The following proteins are encoded in a genomic region of Clostridiales bacterium:
- a CDS encoding uroporphyrinogen decarboxylase family protein, whose translation MNKMSPKERAIKALTLKQPDYVPTMELEFQTTYELFHEEYYSGSEVESGISRDEIIDHNAKLFAKVLDYFDYAIAMVCRGVPSIPGENFDDTLISMMQKTKEYLKEDRLFMCHGDATYAIPDGNTMLDFVYNLADHPDEMKDRAKRMVERELERDLRLMKAGFDGFALCSDYAFNKGSFLSPAMFGEFIAPYLEELIREQRKMGAYVIKHTDGDIMPIIDQIVDCKPHALHSLDPQGGIDVATIKKLYGDRICLIGGVNCGLMQTGTKEQILESARYAMESGKPGGGYIFSTSNVVFKGMPLESYLLIYDYYLKNRDYL comes from the coding sequence ATGAATAAAATGTCTCCAAAAGAAAGAGCAATAAAGGCATTGACACTTAAGCAGCCTGATTACGTGCCGACGATGGAACTGGAGTTTCAGACGACTTATGAGCTATTTCATGAAGAATATTATTCCGGGAGTGAAGTCGAAAGCGGAATAAGCAGGGATGAAATAATAGATCACAATGCGAAGTTATTCGCAAAAGTTCTAGATTATTTCGATTATGCAATTGCAATGGTATGCCGCGGGGTACCATCCATTCCGGGAGAAAATTTTGACGATACGCTTATAAGTATGATGCAAAAGACAAAAGAATACTTAAAAGAGGACAGGCTTTTTATGTGCCATGGTGATGCGACATATGCTATACCTGACGGAAATACAATGCTCGATTTTGTTTATAACCTTGCAGATCATCCTGATGAGATGAAAGATAGGGCCAAGCGCATGGTTGAAAGGGAACTCGAAAGGGATCTTAGGCTCATGAAAGCAGGATTTGACGGTTTTGCCCTGTGCTCCGATTATGCATTTAACAAAGGTTCGTTTTTATCACCTGCCATGTTTGGCGAATTTATCGCACCATATTTGGAGGAACTTATAAGGGAGCAGAGGAAAATGGGCGCATATGTTATAAAGCATACTGATGGTGACATAATGCCTATAATAGATCAGATAGTGGATTGCAAACCTCATGCGCTGCATTCGCTGGATCCTCAGGGCGGAATCGATGTTGCCACGATAAAGAAATTGTATGGCGACAGGATTTGCCTTATAGGAGGCGTCAATTGCGGCCTTATGCAGACAGGGACAAAGGAGCAGATACTTGAAAGTGCAAGGTATGCCATGGAAAGCGGCAAACCGGGCGGAGGATATATCTTTTCAACATCTAATGTGGTATTTAAGGGTATGCCCCTTGAGAGTTACCTTTTGATTTATGATTATTATTTAAAAAATAGAGATTATCTTTAA
- a CDS encoding helix-turn-helix domain-containing protein has translation MTFNERLKALRNKKNIGQKDIAQALGIERSTYTKYETGKSEPDFEMVKKLADFFKVSVDYLLGRDEAKKEKQNGTALTEGDMKEIKQKAENIKSTLMGAVDLAFYGSPNDEETLEKVMKVLEKGTMLAKEEAKEKYTPKNRD, from the coding sequence ATGACCTTTAATGAAAGATTAAAAGCGTTAAGAAACAAGAAAAATATAGGCCAGAAGGATATTGCACAGGCATTGGGAATTGAAAGATCAACTTATACCAAATATGAAACCGGAAAAAGCGAGCCGGATTTTGAAATGGTTAAAAAGCTTGCGGATTTTTTCAAAGTTAGCGTTGACTATCTTTTGGGCCGTGATGAAGCAAAAAAAGAAAAACAAAACGGAACTGCTTTGACAGAAGGGGACATGAAGGAAATAAAGCAAAAAGCCGAAAACATAAAATCTACCCTGATGGGTGCAGTCGATCTTGCTTTTTATGGCAGCCCTAACGATGAAGAAACATTAGAAAAAGTTATGAAAGTCCTTGAAAAAGGAACGATGCTTGCCAAGGAAGAAGCTAAAGAAAAATATACTCCTAAAAATAGGGATTAA
- a CDS encoding helix-turn-helix transcriptional regulator: MKLMREKREEAHLTQQQLATMIGISRTAITKIENGGRPSVNTAQKIANILGFDWTLFF; encoded by the coding sequence ATGAAATTGATGAGGGAAAAACGTGAAGAAGCACATTTGACTCAACAACAATTAGCTACCATGATAGGAATCAGCAGGACTGCGATTACAAAAATTGAAAACGGGGGTAGGCCTTCGGTAAACACTGCTCAAAAAATTGCCAATATTTTAGGCTTTGACTGGACTTTATTTTTTTAA